A region of the Cannabis sativa cultivar Pink pepper isolate KNU-18-1 chromosome 3, ASM2916894v1, whole genome shotgun sequence genome:
CTTCGTCTGATCAACGTTGAAGCATGAAAGAATTTCGTGTTGTTATCTCCAAATTTCAGCCAGCACTCCCTTGATTTTTGCCTCCATATTCGTTCAATTTTCTCCTCCAAGTTTAGAATTTCTAATTGGATAgtggcttctttttcaaggtttTCCTGTGATACCGTAGCTTCTTGGATAACTCCAAGATCGCGTTTAAGATGTTGCAGCCGTTTTTCACAGTGGCCAAATCTCATGGCATTCCActtttttaattctttctttgTGTATTTCAGCTTGCTGCATAGGATAGTGCCCTCATTTCCTGACGCTACTGATTGCCAAGcgtttgagataatattgccaCACTCTGATGACGTAGTCCATACTTCTAAGAAACGAAATGGATACAAGAGTTTTTCATATTCTCCCCAAGCTTTTAGTAATATTGGGGCATGGTCTGATCCATAAATCGGCAGATGTACTACCGAGGCTCTGGGAAAGGAGACACACCATTGGTCATCCGCGATAACTCTGTCCAGGCGTTTACGGATATGATGAGAGAAGGATCTTGCATTTTGCCAAGTGCACGGGGCACCTTCAAAACCCAGATCGACACCTCCTGAGTTGAACATAAAGTTCTTTAGAATATTCCCTTCCCGTAACTGGTACTTACGTCCCCTAATTTTCTCATTTTCATCCATGATAACATTCAGGTCTCCCATTATAGCCCAAGCATCTTTGCACTGTTGAACAATTTGGATCAACCAATCCCAGAAATTTTTCTTCAAAACAGCATATGCAGGACCATTAATACAGAACAACACCCATTGAGGGTAGTCAAGAGAAGCTTCTATTTTCACCTTAAAACCCATATCATACACCTCCAGGATGTCCACTTGCACCACAACTCGCCAAGCTACACAAAAACCACCTGCAGTGCCCTCTGCAGGGATACAACAGGAGTTTACAAAACCCAACCTATTCAGTAGTTGAACCATAAATTCCGTGCTCACCTTAGTTTTCGAGAGAAATAAGAAATCCGCATCATTCTCTCGAATAAGTCCCCGGAGGGACCTTTCTGTCGTGGGTCTTCGGAGACCCCGGTAGTTCCAAGATAAGCACCTCATTGGGGAGGTGGGGGCATGCTTCCGGCCGCCTTCTCGCCTTGACCAAAATTCTAGACATAACTGATTTGAAGCTCAAAACAGTTTTCAAGAGCATCACTTAAATTCCCATCCAAACATTGAGCCGATTTCCTCTTACTTCTTGTTTTGACTCCTAAGTTTGCACTTTGCAAAGCTTTCTTGTCTTTGATACTTCTCCTTTGTTTACTCTTCTTTTGACTCTTTGAATTCTCTCCTGCTATAGTACAACCGCTTGAGAATTTTGCACTAGTATCCAGAGCTAGTAATGCTTCTTCTCCAGGTAAAACTTCATTCGAAATCTCTGATAA
Encoded here:
- the LOC133035935 gene encoding uncharacterized protein LOC133035935, giving the protein MRCLSWNYRGLRRPTTERSLRGLIRENDADFLFLSKTKVSTEFMVQLLNRLGFVNSCCIPAEGTAGGFCVAWRVVVQVDILEVYDMGFKVKIEASLDYPQWVLFCINGPAYAVLKKNFWDWLIQIVQQCKDAWAIMGDLNVIMDENEKIRGRKYQLREGNILKNFMFNSGGVDLGFEGAPCTWQNARSFSHHIRKRLDRVIADDQWCVSFPRASVVHLPIYGSDHAPILLKAWGEYEKLLYPFRFLEVWTTSSECGNIISNAWQSVASGNEGTILCSKLKYTKKELKKWNAMRFGHCEKRLQHLKRDLGVIQEATVSQENLEKEATIQLEILNLEEKIERIWRQKSRECWLKFGDNNTKFFHASTLIRRRRNRISCIEASPGLWLKQRQQIGDYFLSNFKNLYQTTDPSLGDEFESLFRPGYYGGK